GACGAGATCCACAGGCTTCGCCGGCCGCCCGCCGGCGAGAAGCTCGCGACCGACCAGATCGTCGGCCAGTCCCGCTGGCTCGGATACACCCTCGGGATCACGATGGAGAACCTCGTAGGATCGCAGTGCGGAGCCGTCGTCGGCCTCCACGCACGAGACGAGAATTTCCTCAGCGGCAACATGTTCAACGGGGTCTGGTACGGCGATCTCGAGAGCAGCGCCAGGCACCAGCGCGAGATGTCCTGTGCAGCCTACGGCGAGTACGAGGCCCTGGTCACCTCGCCGCTGACCTCCGGCCGCATCGACAACCCGGACATCTGCCTGATCTACGCCACACCGGGCCAGATGATCACCCTGATGAACGGTCTCCAGTATCGGAACTACAAGAAGTACAGCTTCACGTGCGTCGGCGAGAGTTCCTGCGCCGACTCCTGGGGCAATGCGCTGAAGACAGGGGAGCCCTCGCTCTCGATTCCGTGCTACGCCGAACGGAAGTTCGGTGGCGTGCAAGACGACGAGCTGCTCATCGCCCTGCCGCCGAGCGATCTCCCACAGATCACCGAGGGTCTCGCCGCGTTGAGCAAGAACGGACTCCGCTACCCCATCCCGAATCATGGCATCGACAAGTCTCCTCTCGCCAGCCTGGCCCAGAGCTACGGGAGCCGATAGGCCTTGGCCGAATAGCCGAAGCCGGCCCTCCCCCTCGACGACGGCGCCGGCGCCGGCGGCCTCAGGCGCCGGCGGCCTCAGGCGCCGGCTGCAGCCTGGCGCTGCTCCTGCACCACCAGGTTGGCCACGTTGCGGGCGGCCACGGTCTCGGTCTCCATGGTCGAGACCGCGAACTCCATCGCATTCACCCAGTACAGGCCGTCGGTCAGGCGGAAGGGAGGCAGGTCGTGGCTCGGCCCCAGCACGGGATAGGCCCGCCAGCGCACCTGCTCGACCGCGTCGCGCCGGGGGAAGACCTGATCCAGCAGCGACGGCCTCGGCTCTTCCCGGCTGAAGAACTTGTAGACGGGGCGGCCGTCGGGCGAAGCACCCACGAGGCCGAGGGACGAGAACGGGATCGCGTCATCCTCCAGGGTGAGCAGCGTATCGGGCAGCTGCGCCGGATCGGAGAGCCCGAAGTAGTCCGCACGGGGCTCGCCCATGACGAACGTGGCCAGGTGGTTTGGAAGGGGCGGGGCCGCAGCGCCGAAGCGCTCAGCTCCAGGCCGCCCAGTTCCAGGGTCGCCGCACCGGCGGGCGTGGCCAGCACAACGACGTCGTGCCGGGGAGCGGCCCCCTCGGAAAGCTTCAGGGCGAATCCCGGCTCCGCCCGCGAAACGCCGACGACTTCCGAACCGGTGTGAAGCTGTGCATCGGCTTCGCGCAACAGCCCCTCACAAACAAGCCGGTTGCCGCCGCCTACCGAAAACAGGCTGCCGGCCAGCCCGGCCCCGGCCAAGGCGATGGAAGTGGCCAGGGCGTGCATGGAAACGTCCTGGCCGTACATGACGCGCCCGACCGGAGAGGCGTACTCGTCCACGAAGCGCCCTCGCACTCCGCTCTCCGACAGCCATTGGCGGCCATCGATTTCGAGCATCCTGGCGAGGCCGAGCTCCGAGCACAGGGCGTGTGGAGTGCGAAAGCCTCTCCCTTCCTCCACGTGCGCGTAGACCGTATTCCACTGCTCGACACCTCGCGCCACCGCGCGCTGCATGCGCAGGGGCGCCCGCACGCCGTACCGGGCCGCGGCCGAGAGCCGCGTGCGCAGGGTCGACGCGTGGGTGCGAAACACCAGGCGCCGGCCGTCCCACACCCCCACGCTCTCGGCACCACCCCCGTCGCGTTGGTGTGGCTCTACCCGTTGGAGCCCCAGGCGATCCACGAAGCCGGCCATGTTGCG
The sequence above is a segment of the bacterium genome. Coding sequences within it:
- a CDS encoding DUF169 domain-containing protein, which codes for MTAKNCWSDETEYDFGALVGSLNQFLRLRTTPVGMKRFKNASELDEIHRLRRPPAGEKLATDQIVGQSRWLGYTLGITMENLVGSQCGAVVGLHARDENFLSGNMFNGVWYGDLESSARHQREMSCAAYGEYEALVTSPLTSGRIDNPDICLIYATPGQMITLMNGLQYRNYKKYSFTCVGESSCADSWGNALKTGEPSLSIPCYAERKFGGVQDDELLIALPPSDLPQITEGLAALSKNGLRYPIPNHGIDKSPLASLAQSYGSR